A region from the Leptolyngbya iicbica LK genome encodes:
- a CDS encoding basic amino acid/polyamine antiporter codes for MTSPQDYSSAIDTSSSSEQENQTLSVWALTALVVGSMVGAGIFTLPGRFGRATGVVGALIAWAIAGVGMLMLAFVFQNLAQRKPKLDSGVFIYAKAGFGNYIGFLAALAFWSSTCVGNVSYFVLIKSTLGEFFPVFGDGDTVAAVVGSSIIIWLFHFMILRGVQQAAGVNTIVTIAKIVPILTFVFILLFAFNFDVFTANLLGGQGYDEPLWAQVRDTMLVTVFVFIGIEGASIYSRYAEKRSDVGVATVLGFVGVLCLLIMVTVLPYGLLPRAELAELRNPSMAGALEMVVGRWGNIFVSVGLLISVLGAYLAWTLFAAEVPFMAAKNNLMPNFLNRENAQKVPAISLWMTNLVVQGFLITTLFAENAFDLALELTSAMSLIPYLTVAAYALKLALTRETYERDASARNRELIIALIATAYAILMLVAGGLDKLLLAALILAPGTILFFLARREQQLRIFTPVEWFVFTVAAIAAITALVGLISGQIAF; via the coding sequence ATGACTTCACCACAGGACTACAGTTCCGCGATTGATACCTCCTCTAGTTCCGAGCAGGAAAATCAAACCCTGTCGGTCTGGGCACTCACCGCCTTGGTCGTCGGCTCCATGGTGGGGGCGGGTATTTTTACCTTGCCAGGCCGCTTTGGACGGGCGACTGGCGTCGTCGGCGCCTTGATTGCCTGGGCGATCGCTGGCGTCGGCATGCTTATGCTGGCGTTTGTTTTTCAAAACTTGGCGCAGCGCAAGCCCAAACTTGATTCCGGCGTCTTCATTTACGCGAAAGCCGGATTTGGCAACTACATTGGCTTTCTCGCCGCTTTGGCATTTTGGTCCAGCACCTGCGTGGGCAACGTCTCTTACTTTGTCCTGATCAAATCGACATTGGGGGAATTTTTCCCGGTGTTTGGTGATGGGGACACCGTAGCCGCCGTGGTTGGTTCGTCGATCATCATCTGGCTGTTTCACTTCATGATTTTGCGGGGGGTGCAACAGGCGGCTGGCGTCAACACCATCGTCACGATCGCCAAAATTGTGCCGATTCTCACGTTTGTCTTTATTCTGCTATTCGCCTTTAACTTCGATGTTTTCACCGCCAATCTGCTAGGCGGACAGGGGTATGACGAGCCGCTCTGGGCGCAGGTGCGCGACACGATGCTGGTGACGGTCTTCGTGTTCATCGGTATTGAGGGGGCCAGTATTTATTCCCGCTATGCCGAAAAGCGATCGGATGTCGGAGTCGCCACCGTCTTGGGCTTTGTCGGCGTCTTGTGCCTGCTGATCATGGTCACGGTACTGCCCTACGGATTGCTGCCACGGGCCGAGCTGGCTGAGTTACGGAATCCCTCGATGGCGGGGGCTTTAGAAATGGTCGTGGGTCGTTGGGGCAATATTTTCGTCAGCGTTGGCCTCTTAATTTCTGTCCTCGGGGCCTATCTAGCCTGGACGCTATTTGCCGCTGAGGTGCCCTTTATGGCCGCCAAGAACAACCTGATGCCGAACTTTTTGAATCGGGAAAATGCGCAAAAGGTGCCCGCCATCTCGCTATGGATGACCAATCTGGTCGTGCAGGGGTTCCTGATTACGACCCTGTTTGCTGAAAACGCCTTCGACCTGGCGCTGGAACTGACCAGTGCGATGTCGCTGATTCCCTATCTGACGGTGGCCGCTTATGCCCTCAAGCTAGCACTGACCCGCGAGACCTATGAACGGGACGCTTCGGCCCGCAATCGGGAACTGATCATTGCCCTGATTGCCACGGCCTACGCCATTCTCATGCTGGTGGCCGGGGGGCTGGACAAGCTTCTGCTGGCGGCGTTGATTTTGGCACCTGGCACGATTCTGTTTTTCCTGGCCCGACGCGAACAGCAGCTGCGCATCTTTACCCCTGTGGAATGGTTTGTCTTTACGGTGGCCGCGATCGCGGCCATCACCGCGCTGGTCGGCCTGATTTCTGGACAAATTGCTTTTTGA
- a CDS encoding DUF1269 domain-containing protein has product MSTLTVWKFNSADGAEKALKKLQSLQKQEIVKIMDAAIVYWPEGRKKPKTYQAVNTAGVGALGGAFWGMLFGLIFLTPLFGMIVGATAGAVSGKFTDYGINDEFIKQVREKVTEGTSALFLLTGQVTVDKVKDAFAPAERGELVQSNLTTEQEAKLAEDFGAEL; this is encoded by the coding sequence ATGTCTACTTTGACAGTTTGGAAATTTAACAGTGCCGATGGTGCTGAGAAGGCTCTAAAGAAGCTACAGAGTCTGCAAAAACAAGAAATCGTCAAGATTATGGACGCGGCGATCGTGTACTGGCCGGAGGGGCGTAAAAAGCCGAAAACTTATCAGGCCGTGAACACGGCTGGCGTGGGTGCCTTGGGGGGTGCCTTTTGGGGCATGTTGTTTGGTCTGATTTTTCTCACCCCTCTGTTTGGCATGATTGTGGGCGCTACCGCCGGAGCGGTTTCAGGCAAGTTTACCGACTACGGCATCAATGACGAATTCATCAAGCAAGTGCGGGAAAAGGTGACCGAGGGGACTTCGGCGCTGTTTTTGCTGACGGGGCAAGTCACGGTGGACAAGGTGAAAGATGCGTTTGCGCCAGCAGAGCGAGGCGAACTGGTGCAGTCGAACCTGACGACGGAGCAAGAGGCCAAGCTCGCAGAAGATTTTGGCGCAGAGCTGTAA
- a CDS encoding response regulator — MATRSILLIEHETSLREVLGACLRELGGWHVVLSDSIREGICLCEQQKPHVVLVDTSTPETDALLFIEQLKTHTHRQSIPILLISSRAVFFTADQLRQMGFAGAIAKPFNPSTLPHYIAKLMKWEEADP, encoded by the coding sequence ATGGCGACTCGATCCATTTTATTGATCGAACATGAAACCAGCCTGCGAGAGGTTTTAGGAGCTTGCCTAAGAGAACTTGGTGGTTGGCATGTAGTGCTTTCGGACTCTATTCGGGAGGGGATTTGTTTATGTGAACAGCAGAAACCTCATGTGGTTTTGGTGGATACATCAACTCCTGAAACGGATGCGTTGTTGTTCATTGAGCAGTTGAAAACTCACACTCATCGGCAATCGATCCCGATCTTGTTGATTTCGTCGAGAGCCGTTTTCTTTACCGCTGATCAGCTTCGTCAGATGGGGTTTGCTGGGGCGATCGCGAAACCATTTAATCCATCCACGCTACCCCATTACATTGCCAAATTAATGAAGTGGGAAGAAGCCGATCCTTGA